CGTTTATATCGGCACTGCGGCTCTAATCGCACTGAACTGTAACAAGCCGCTGTACGTGGACGATTATCATGCCATCGGCGCCGAGCCCTACGCCTGCCATCACTGCCATACCGGCCGCTGCCCGGTCGGCATTACGACGCAGGACCCGGAGTTGATGAAACGGCTGGATATTGACGCGGGCGCCGAGCGGGTTGGCAACTTCTTTAACGCCATGACGCTGGAAATCCAAATGCTAGCCCGCTCCTGCGGGAAGTCGGATGTGCATGCCTTAGAACCTGAAGACCTGCGCGCCTTGACGCTGGAGTCCTCCATGATCACCGGGATTCCCCTGGTTGGAACCAAC
This genomic window from Gemmatimonadota bacterium contains:
- a CDS encoding glutamate synthase-related protein is translated as VYIGTAALIALNCNKPLYVDDYHAIGAEPYACHHCHTGRCPVGITTQDPELMKRLDIDAGAERVGNFFNAMTLEIQMLARSCGKSDVHALEPEDLRALTLESSMITGIPLVGTNVVFAGGPGWKPSSER